In Oleiharenicola lentus, the following are encoded in one genomic region:
- a CDS encoding SMP-30/gluconolactonase/LRE family protein translates to MTFPARCLVLSAVIAVRAFAQAPQLVWEASGFSAPESAVFDAGRNQFYVSNMGAYGQGAAPGDGFISRVSADGRILELKWIAGLQDPKGLALANGRLYVGDNADLVEIDPATGAVMARHQPEDGPGSFNDCTADAAGNIYVFSNRLGTIFRLGGGKFEAWFKVDRSQTGGLNGLKAEQDRLLLGGWTVRGPDGKEQPGHLSLVTFGETPRLGRIGRSAIGRIDGIEPDGRGGYTVTDWWTGDLLQVTADGESAVLLSLGRGTADHTYLVGEGLLVIPHVLDHKVRAYRWKP, encoded by the coding sequence ATGACCTTCCCCGCCCGTTGTCTCGTCCTTAGTGCCGTCATTGCCGTCCGCGCGTTTGCGCAGGCGCCGCAGCTGGTCTGGGAGGCCAGCGGGTTCAGTGCGCCGGAATCCGCGGTCTTCGATGCGGGCCGGAACCAGTTCTATGTTTCCAACATGGGTGCCTACGGCCAAGGCGCGGCGCCGGGCGACGGTTTCATCAGCCGCGTCTCGGCCGACGGCCGGATTCTCGAGCTGAAATGGATCGCCGGGCTGCAGGATCCGAAGGGTCTCGCGCTGGCCAACGGCCGGCTCTACGTCGGCGACAACGCGGATCTGGTCGAGATCGATCCCGCGACCGGCGCCGTCATGGCGCGGCATCAGCCCGAAGACGGCCCGGGTTCCTTCAACGACTGCACGGCGGACGCGGCGGGCAACATCTATGTTTTTAGCAACCGGCTGGGCACGATTTTCCGGCTCGGCGGCGGAAAGTTCGAAGCGTGGTTCAAGGTGGACCGCAGCCAGACCGGCGGGCTCAACGGCCTCAAGGCCGAGCAGGACCGCCTGCTCCTCGGCGGCTGGACCGTGCGCGGACCGGACGGCAAAGAACAGCCCGGGCACCTTTCTTTGGTGACCTTCGGTGAGACGCCCCGGCTGGGCCGCATCGGCCGCAGTGCCATCGGCCGCATCGATGGCATCGAGCCGGACGGTCGAGGCGGCTACACGGTGACTGACTGGTGGACGGGCGACCTGTTGCAGGTGACCGCGGACGGTGAGTCCGCCGTGCTGCTCTCGCTCGGGCGCGGCACGGCCGACCACACCTACCTGGTCGGCGAGGGTCTGCTCGTGATCCCGCATGTGCTTGACCACAAGGTCCGCGCGTATCGCTGGAAGCCGTAG
- a CDS encoding DNA-directed RNA polymerase subunit omega: protein MRDDYVLQAREVIPDPYILVNVVSRRVKQLRRGSRPLVESLEKLSAEDTALREIAERKISYELGPE, encoded by the coding sequence ATGAGAGATGATTACGTCCTCCAAGCCCGGGAAGTCATCCCGGATCCTTACATCCTGGTCAACGTCGTGTCGCGCCGCGTGAAGCAGCTGCGCCGCGGCAGCCGGCCGCTCGTCGAATCGCTGGAGAAGCTTTCGGCCGAGGACACGGCCCTGCGCGAGATCGCCGAACGCAAGATCAGCTACGAGCTCGGGCCGGAATAA
- the rpmI gene encoding 50S ribosomal protein L35 has protein sequence MQKTKKSVAKRFKLSGTGKLIRRTPGFRHLLANKSTKSKRRASKDKLVAPGHAAPLKRCLPFGL, from the coding sequence ATGCAAAAGACCAAAAAATCCGTCGCGAAACGCTTCAAGCTCTCCGGCACCGGCAAGCTGATCCGCCGCACGCCCGGCTTCCGCCACCTGCTCGCCAACAAGAGCACCAAATCGAAGCGTCGCGCCTCCAAGGACAAACTGGTCGCTCCCGGCCATGCTGCCCCGCTCAAACGTTGCCTGCCTTTCGGACTCTGA